From Daphnia pulicaria isolate SC F1-1A chromosome 4, SC_F0-13Bv2, whole genome shotgun sequence, one genomic window encodes:
- the LOC124338637 gene encoding 5'-AMP-activated protein kinase subunit beta-1-like, which translates to MGQANSSRERHKSGDIQPCSPGKDGQAFVFDKKPNKLLYQTSGDDDDYLNAKGFEISGPSGTVEFSHSLLNPSQEDNFGAEENSPKVLPTVFKWDGGGKQVYITGTFSNWKTIPMVKSHGDFVTIVDLPEGEHQYKFLVDGEWMHDPTEPVTDNGIGSKNNIISVKKSDFEVFDALDIDSSTVSGSQSSEDYGQDVPTPRPQEKFAPPILPPHLLQVILNKDTPLSCEPTLLPEPNHVMLCHLYALSIKDGVMVLSATHRYRKKYVTTLLYKPI; encoded by the exons ATGGGACAGGCAAATAGTTCACGAGAACGTCATAAGTCAGGGGACATTCAACCTTGTTCTCCAGGCAAAGATGGCCaagcttttgtttttgataagAAGCCAAACAAACTCTTATACCAGACATctggagatgatgatgattatttgAATGCAAAA GGTTTTGAAATATCTGGTCCTTCAGGAACTGTGGAGTTTAGTCACTCTCTCTTGAATCCTTCACAAGAAGATAACTTTGGGGCTGAAGAAAATTCTCCCAAAGTACTCCCTACGGTTTTTAAATGGGATGGAGGGGGAAAACAAGTGTACATTACTGGTACTTTTTCCAACTGGAAAACCATTCCTATGGTGAAAAG CCATGGAGATTTTGTTACAATTGTTGACTTGCCTGAAGGAGAACATCAATACAAATTTCTGGTTGATGGAGAGTGGATGCATGATCCAACTGag CCTGTCACAGATAATGGAATTGGATCTAAAAACaac ATTATTTCAGTAAAGAAATCAGATTTCGAAGTTTTTGATGCACTAGACATTGACAGCAGTACCGTTTCTGGTTCCCAAAGTTCAG aggATTATGGTCAAGATGTCCCAACACCTCGGCCACAAGAAAAATTTGCACCTCCAATTCTACCGCCTCAtttg CTTCAGGTCATTCTCAATAAAGACACACCGCTGTCG TGTGAACCAACGTTATTACCGGAACCCAACCATGTCATGCTCTGTCATCTATACGCATTATCAATTAAAGATGGGGTTATGGTACTCAGTGCCACCCACCGTTATCGAAAGAAATATGTTACTACACTTCTTTATAAGCCCATTTAA
- the LOC124338635 gene encoding MARCKS-related protein 1-A-like isoform X1: MGKFRVTIARRLSVTTSSVKLKNHKKLEERPFYSPPFFSNLLFSTRRYVTMGLRQSKRSVDISGSPKKEAPAAVVEKIPQNNDATNQTIENIEEEIKTPINGETKTTEAVELDKSIQEDVKDKSVTEAANDSKVEESPSTQKDEKKEKVKKKRSFRSFSFLRREKKTKEENNKNGDVAKETKAETTEQVVDVAPVAAEESTSVEEPVAVVAEASSEETTAPVKEDSAAVVEDKQETTPESSPASEEVAAPAAEEPKQEEVDAPAQEAVASEVETQPAQPETEASESAPAAEEAPVEEVAVETNEQESAQPVIEAEPVQESEKKAEVASENSETVQASEE; this comes from the exons ATGG GTAAATTTAGAGTGACGATAGCGAGACGCCTCAGCGTGACGACGAGCTCTGTTAAATTGAAGAATCACAAAAAGTTGGAAGAGCGTCCCTTTTACagcccaccttttttttcgaatttacttttttccacAAGACGATACGTTACCATGGGTTTGAGACAGAGCAAGCGGTCCGTCGACATTTCCGGGTCGCCCAAAAAAGAGGCACCTGCTGCTGTGGTCGAGAAAATTCCTCAGAACAATGATGCCACCAACCAGACGATCGAAAATATCGAGGAGGAAATCAAGACCCCCATCAATGGTGAAACAAAGACTACAGAAGCCGTCGAATTG gaCAAGAGCATCCAGGAGGATGTCAAAGACAAGAGTGTGACGGAGGCAGCCAACGATAGCAAAGTTGAAGAATCTCCATCTACGCAAAAGgacgagaagaaagaaaaggtcaAGAAGAAGCGATCATTCCGAAGCTTCAGCTTCTTGAGAcgagagaagaagacgaaagaagagaacaacaaaaatggaGATGTGGCCAAAGAG acTAAAGCTGAAACCACCGAACAAGTTGTCGATGTCGCTCCAGTTGCCGCAGAAGAATCGACCTCAGTGGAGGAACCCGTTGCAGTCGTTGCTGAAGCCAGCTCCGAGGAAACGACCGCTCCCGTCAAG gAGGACTCAGCTGCTGTAGTTGAAGACAAACAGGAGACCACACCTGAGTCGAGCCCAGCCAGCGAGGAGGTTGCCGCCCCAGCCGCCGAAGAACCTAAACAGGAGGAAGTGGACGCTCCAGCCCAAGAAGCTGTGGCATCTGAAGTTGAAACTCAACCCGCTCAACCA GAAACTGAAGCTAGTGAGTCTGCACCTGCTGCCGAAGAGGCTCCAGTTGAAGAAGTCGCCGTTGAAACAAATGAACAGGAATCCGCTCAACCCGTGATTGAAGCCGAGCCTGTCCAG GAGAGTGAAAAGAAAGCAGAGGTGGCTTCCGAAAACTCCGAAACGGTGCAAGCCAGCGAAGAATAA
- the LOC124338635 gene encoding enolase-phosphatase E1-like isoform X2 translates to MGLRQSKRSVDISGSPKKEAPAAVVEKIPQNNDATNQTIENIEEEIKTPINGETKTTEAVELDKSIQEDVKDKSVTEAANDSKVEESPSTQKDEKKEKVKKKRSFRSFSFLRREKKTKEENNKNGDVAKETKAETTEQVVDVAPVAAEESTSVEEPVAVVAEASSEETTAPVKEDSAAVVEDKQETTPESSPASEEVAAPAAEEPKQEEVDAPAQEAVASEVETQPAQPETEASESAPAAEEAPVEEVAVETNEQESAQPVIEAEPVQESEKKAEVASENSETVQASEE, encoded by the exons ATGGGTTTGAGACAGAGCAAGCGGTCCGTCGACATTTCCGGGTCGCCCAAAAAAGAGGCACCTGCTGCTGTGGTCGAGAAAATTCCTCAGAACAATGATGCCACCAACCAGACGATCGAAAATATCGAGGAGGAAATCAAGACCCCCATCAATGGTGAAACAAAGACTACAGAAGCCGTCGAATTG gaCAAGAGCATCCAGGAGGATGTCAAAGACAAGAGTGTGACGGAGGCAGCCAACGATAGCAAAGTTGAAGAATCTCCATCTACGCAAAAGgacgagaagaaagaaaaggtcaAGAAGAAGCGATCATTCCGAAGCTTCAGCTTCTTGAGAcgagagaagaagacgaaagaagagaacaacaaaaatggaGATGTGGCCAAAGAG acTAAAGCTGAAACCACCGAACAAGTTGTCGATGTCGCTCCAGTTGCCGCAGAAGAATCGACCTCAGTGGAGGAACCCGTTGCAGTCGTTGCTGAAGCCAGCTCCGAGGAAACGACCGCTCCCGTCAAG gAGGACTCAGCTGCTGTAGTTGAAGACAAACAGGAGACCACACCTGAGTCGAGCCCAGCCAGCGAGGAGGTTGCCGCCCCAGCCGCCGAAGAACCTAAACAGGAGGAAGTGGACGCTCCAGCCCAAGAAGCTGTGGCATCTGAAGTTGAAACTCAACCCGCTCAACCA GAAACTGAAGCTAGTGAGTCTGCACCTGCTGCCGAAGAGGCTCCAGTTGAAGAAGTCGCCGTTGAAACAAATGAACAGGAATCCGCTCAACCCGTGATTGAAGCCGAGCCTGTCCAG GAGAGTGAAAAGAAAGCAGAGGTGGCTTCCGAAAACTCCGAAACGGTGCAAGCCAGCGAAGAATAA
- the LOC124338634 gene encoding rho GTPase-activating protein gacF-like translates to MSKEEREAAINQKIEEIRRKNATITQRYQEIENDKKNAENFSLVATQRMKTRSVTENDVDDNSPTVKQPAAARPEKSEMNREPKEPRKIKKKHSVSDLAATTDFRPQRLTENDLPPPDPVFSYLTDRLREGAFCAPISPAANRRHSTSSQSSEMSIGSSSRSNNSRRTSTTSNSSWTSDTSSKYDGFSNYQPPRRYSVCRDYVRNRRLSEQLNTSDEKEDEQWNYNKQGQFQQNNKDFKKSFQSNTAARDRETGKVTWVSSDGPESQISEITGGSTLQPWKREISVTNSRSEYVTNWRDRHIGYTTTAETDFTSIDEGVAQLAVSVEDPNNNNDMINHNMPIV, encoded by the exons ATGTCGAAAGAGGAGCGTGAAGCTGCCATcaatcaaaagattgaggaaaTTCGTAGGAAAAACGCAACCATAACGCAGCGATATCAA gaaatagaaaatgataaaaagaaCGCGGAAAATTTTAGTCTAGTAGCAACCCAACGCATGAAAACGCGTTCCGTGACTGAAAATGACGTTGACGACAACAGTCCCACCGTGaaacagccagcagcagcgcgcCCTGAAAAAAGCGAAATGAATCGTGAGCCAAAAGAGCcgcgcaaaataaaaaaaaagcattcCGTTTCCGATTTGGCTGCGACTACTGACTTTCGTCCCCAACGATTAACAGAG AACGATTTGCCTCCACCGGATCCGGTGTTTTCCTACCTAACCGACCGGTTGCGGGAGGGAGCCTTTTGCGCACCCATCAGTCCGGCAGCCAATCGCAGACACAGCACGTCATCTCAATCCAGTGAAATGAGTATCGGCAGTAGTAGTCGAAGCAATAATTCTAGGAGGACCTCGACGACTTCCAACTCATCTTGGACGAGTGACACATCTTCAAAGTATGACGGCTTTTCCAATTATCAGCCGCCGAGGAGATATTCGGTG TGCCGTGATTACGTTCGTAATCGACGGTTGAGTGAGCAACTGAATACTTCtgacgaaaaagaagatgaacagTGGAATTACAATAAGCAAGGCCAATTCCAACAGAATAATAAAGATTTtaagaaatcatttcaaagCAACACTGCTGCTCGTGATCGGGAAACTGGAAAAGTTACATG GGTATCATCGGATGGACCGGAATCCCAGATTAGCGAGATTACTGGAG GATCCACATTGCAACCTTGGAAGAGAGAAATATCTGTGACAAATTCCAGGTCCGAGTATGTGACAAATTGGCGTGATCGACACATCGGCTACACTACTACTGCAGAAACAG ATTTTACTTCCATTGATGAAGGTGTAGCGCAGCTTGCGGTGTCTGTTGAAGACCCAAATAACAACAATGACATGATCAACCATAACATGCCGATTGtttga
- the LOC124338633 gene encoding UTP--glucose-1-phosphate uridylyltransferase-like: protein MASLHVEKKAMYGHQRQGSDSAAFKELTKRDAQIQLAVELEKLIRTCSESNREGTEREFGGFRRLFVRFLLDPTSSVQWEKIEKLPDGAVCDYEMLPTPASSQIRGMLDKLVVIKLNGGLGTSMGCQGPKSVISVRNDLTFLDLTVQQIENLNKTYNANVPLVLMNSFNTDEETQLIIQKYTKFEVQIHTFNQSNYPRINKESLMPIARNCSTAADMEAWYPPGHGDFYESFYNAGLLEEFIKQGREYCFISNIDNLGATVDLNILNMLLNPGEDAGKPKEFLMEVTDKTRADVKGGTLIQYENKLRLLEIAQVPKEKVEDFKSVKTFKFFNTNNLWVKLPSIKRIIENGTLDMEVIVNPKTLDNGVNVIQLETAVGAAMKCFEGSIGLNVPRSRFLPVKKTSDLLLVMSNLYNLKYGSLSMSPLRSFPSTPLIKLGENHFAKVREFLKRFATIPDLLELDHLTVSGDVTFGRNVSLKGTVIIIANHGDRIDIPSGAILENKIVSGNLRILDH from the exons ATGGCATCGTTACACGTAGAGAAAAAAGCG ATGTATGGCCATCAAAGGCAGGGTTCTGATTCTGCTGCATTTAAGGAGCTCACAAAAAGAGATGCTCAAATCCAACTAGCAgttgaacttgaaaaactaATCAGAACTTGCTCGGAATCGAATCGCGaa GGAACTGAGAGAGAATTTGGTGGTTTTCGCCGACTGTTCGTGAGATTTCTTTTAGACCCAACTTCATCTGTTCAgtgggaaaaaatagaaaaacttccTGATGGAGCA GTGTGTGATTATGAGATGCTACCTACTCCAGCATCCTCTCAAATACGGGGAATGTTGGACAAACTTGTTGTTATCAAGCTGAATGGTGGACTTGGGACATCAATGGGCTGCCAAGGGCCGAAATCAGTTATTTCAGTCAGAAATGATCTAACCTTTCTTGATTTGACTGTTCAGCAAATTGAG AATTTAAATAAGACATACAATGCAAATGTGCCACTAGTCTTGATGAACTCATTCAATACAGATGAGGAAACTCAATTAATCATTCAGAAATATACAAAATTTGAA GTCCAAATCCATActtttaatcaaagtaattatCCGCGAATCAACAAGGAATCTCTTATGCCTATAGCCAGAAATTGTAGCACTGCTGCAGATATGGAAGCTTGGTATCCTCCTG GTCACGGCGATTTTTACGAGTCATTTTATAATGCTGGTCTATTGGAAGAGTTTATAAAACAG GGTCGAGAATATTGCTTCATCTCCAATATTGATAACTTGGGCGCAACTGTCGACTTAAATATTCTCAATATGTTGTTAAACCCTGGCGAAGATGCCGGCAAACCCAAGGAATTTTTAATGGAGGTTACAGATAAAACCCGAGCCGATGTTAAG GGTGGTACTCTAATTCAATACGAAAACAAATTGCGCCTGCTGGAAATCGCTCAAGTCCCAAAGGAAAAAGTGGAAGATTTCAAGTCTGTCaagacatttaaatttttcaacacTAACAATCTGTGGGTCAAACTACCTTCCATTAAGCGAATTATCGAGAATGGCACATTGGATATGGAAGTAATTGTTAATCCAAAGACCTTAGATAATGGGGTGAACGTTATTCAACTAGAAACTGCTGTTGGTGCTGCCATGAAGTGTTTCGAAGGGTCAATTG GCTTAAATGTACCTCGTAGCCGGTTCTTGCCCGTCAAAAAGACTTCCGACTTGCTTTTAGTCATGAGCAATCTCTACAATTTGAAGTACGGAAGTCTCTCTATGAGTCCCTTGAGGAGTTTCCCATCAACGCCGCTCATTAAACTTGGAGAAAATCATTTTGCCAAA GTTCGTGAATTTCTTAAGCGGTTTGCTACAATTCCCGATTTGCTAGAATTGGATCACTTGACTGTTTCGGGAGATGTAACGTTTGGACGGAACGTCTCTCTTAAG GGTACGGTGATCATTATTGCCAATCATGGAGACCGTATTGATATTCCGTCGGGGGCAattttagaaaacaaaattgtctCAGGTAATTTGCGCATATTggatcattaa
- the LOC124338631 gene encoding DDB1- and CUL4-associated factor 8-like isoform X2 gives MLLIVVINPFLKTCAFFGKVLQKRYRKMEDSRQETNESSSTESDTHQESGENMDFEDSQDSLWTTQSTSNTTFDSHKHNPDLESVDSDEAVTVENSVNIEEDLLSGIGKQKPKHKWNALIALTQRNLGTSSHKNMDNAFNAKCHGSLRFVQRLELAFKMDCHNGCVNALHFNSSGSRLASGSDDLSIIIWDWSRAEPVVNYDSGHRGNVFQAKFLPLCGDTHIVSCARDGHIRLAELSPSGVFHSTRRLGLHRGPAHKLALLPDTPHVFLTAGEDGVVFEVDVRQSKPNKLLTVKHCERKIALYSISTHPIDTTEFCVGGRDQFVRIYDRRHISSNSESATVRKSCPRHLVDSSVRAHVTSAVYNFNGSELLASYNDEDIYSFASDCVEGSDFLHRYSGHRNNATVKGVNYYGPRSEFVVSGSDCGNIFFWDNSTEAIVQCIPGDENGVVNCLEPHPSIPVLATSGLDDDVKIWTPKCFDEPQLWDLKKTVKTNHQEREEERRREPDTISGELLWVLWRHVRRTERRRRQQQQRTSSQERNDGNVTSSSDESDVSENDEGPRGVQCAPS, from the exons ATGCTTCTGATCGTCGTCATAAATCCGTTTTTGAAAACTTGCGCATTCTTTGGAAAAG ttCTTCAAAAACGTTATCGCAAAATGGAGGATTCGAGGCAAGAAACAAACGAGTCCTCTTCCACAGAATCCGACACCCATCAGGAGTCCGGTGAAAATATGGATTTTGAGGACAGTCAGGACTCTCTTTGGACCACACAATCAACATCAAATACAACATTTGATTCCCATAAACATAATCCTGATTTGGAAAGTGTTGACAGTG ATGAGGCTGTTACTGTTGAAAACAGTGTGAATATTGAAGAAGATTTGTTGTCTGGAATTGGCAAACAGAAGCCAAAACATAAATGGAATGCACTGATAGCACTCACTCAAAG AAACCTTGGGACATCTAGCCACAAAAACATGGACAATGCATTTAACGCAAAATGTCATGGATCTTTGAGGTTCGTACAGCGCTTGGAATTGGCTTTCAAAATGGATTGTCACAATGGTTGTGTGAATGCTCTTCACTTCAACTCAAGTGGATCAAGACTAGCTAGTGGATCAGATGATCTTAGTATCATAATTTG GGATTGGAGCCGTGCTGAACCTGTTGTCAATTATGACAGTGGACATAGAGGCAATGTGTTTCAG GCAAAGTTTTTACCTTTGTGTGGTGACACTCACATAGTTTCTTGTGCTCGAGACGGACATATCCGGCTTGCTGAACTGTCACCAAGTGGAGTGTTTCATTCCACACGTCGATTAGGCCTACACCGAGGTCCTGCTCATAAATTGGCTCTTCTTCCAGACACACCTCATGTGTTCCTTACTGCGGGAGAAGACGGAGTGGTTTTTGAAGTAGATGTCAGACAAAGCAAACCCAACAA ATTACTTACAGTTAAACATTGCGAACGAAAAATAGCGCTGTATAGCATATCAACTCACCCAATTGATACGACCGAGTTCTGCGTTGGCGGGAGAGATCAGTTTGTTCGTATTTACGACCGCCGTCATATTTCTTCGAATTCTGAGTCAGCCACAGTTAGAAAATCTTGTCCACGTCATTTG GTGGATTCCTCTGTCCGAGCTCACGTAACCAGCGCTGTTTACAATTTTAACGGATCCGAACTCCTTGCTAGCTACAATGATGAAGAC atttACTCATTTGCTTCGGATTGTGTTGAAGGATCAGATTTCTTACATCGTTACAGT GGACACCGCAATAACGCAACTGTTAAAGGAGTAAATTATTATGGGCCCAGGAGTGAGTTTGTTGTATCGGGGTCAG ATTgtggaaatattttcttctggGACAATAGCACCGAAGCCATTGTACAATGTATACCGGGCGATGAAAATGGAGTG GTTAATTGTCTTGAGCCTCATCCAAGTATTCCTGTCTTAGCAACGAGTGGTTTGGATGATGATGTGAAAATATGGACCCCAAAATGTTTTGATGAACCCCAGCTATGGGACCTTAAAAAG ACAGTGAAAACAAATCACCaagaaagggaagaagagcGCCGACGTGAGCCAGACACTATTTCGGGCGAACTTCTTTGGGTGCTTTGGCGTCATGTTCGCAGAACTGAAAGGAGACGCAGG caacagcagcagcgtaCGTCCAGTCAAGAAAGGAATGACGGAAATGTAACATCTAGCAGCGATGAGTCAGACGTTTCTGAAAATGATGAAGGTCCAAGAGGAGTCCAATGTGCGCCTtcctaa
- the LOC124338631 gene encoding DDB1- and CUL4-associated factor 8-like isoform X1: MLLIVVINPFLKTCAFFGKEVLQKRYRKMEDSRQETNESSSTESDTHQESGENMDFEDSQDSLWTTQSTSNTTFDSHKHNPDLESVDSDEAVTVENSVNIEEDLLSGIGKQKPKHKWNALIALTQRNLGTSSHKNMDNAFNAKCHGSLRFVQRLELAFKMDCHNGCVNALHFNSSGSRLASGSDDLSIIIWDWSRAEPVVNYDSGHRGNVFQAKFLPLCGDTHIVSCARDGHIRLAELSPSGVFHSTRRLGLHRGPAHKLALLPDTPHVFLTAGEDGVVFEVDVRQSKPNKLLTVKHCERKIALYSISTHPIDTTEFCVGGRDQFVRIYDRRHISSNSESATVRKSCPRHLVDSSVRAHVTSAVYNFNGSELLASYNDEDIYSFASDCVEGSDFLHRYSGHRNNATVKGVNYYGPRSEFVVSGSDCGNIFFWDNSTEAIVQCIPGDENGVVNCLEPHPSIPVLATSGLDDDVKIWTPKCFDEPQLWDLKKTVKTNHQEREEERRREPDTISGELLWVLWRHVRRTERRRRQQQQRTSSQERNDGNVTSSSDESDVSENDEGPRGVQCAPS; encoded by the exons ATGCTTCTGATCGTCGTCATAAATCCGTTTTTGAAAACTTGCGCATTCTTTGGAAAAG aagttCTTCAAAAACGTTATCGCAAAATGGAGGATTCGAGGCAAGAAACAAACGAGTCCTCTTCCACAGAATCCGACACCCATCAGGAGTCCGGTGAAAATATGGATTTTGAGGACAGTCAGGACTCTCTTTGGACCACACAATCAACATCAAATACAACATTTGATTCCCATAAACATAATCCTGATTTGGAAAGTGTTGACAGTG ATGAGGCTGTTACTGTTGAAAACAGTGTGAATATTGAAGAAGATTTGTTGTCTGGAATTGGCAAACAGAAGCCAAAACATAAATGGAATGCACTGATAGCACTCACTCAAAG AAACCTTGGGACATCTAGCCACAAAAACATGGACAATGCATTTAACGCAAAATGTCATGGATCTTTGAGGTTCGTACAGCGCTTGGAATTGGCTTTCAAAATGGATTGTCACAATGGTTGTGTGAATGCTCTTCACTTCAACTCAAGTGGATCAAGACTAGCTAGTGGATCAGATGATCTTAGTATCATAATTTG GGATTGGAGCCGTGCTGAACCTGTTGTCAATTATGACAGTGGACATAGAGGCAATGTGTTTCAG GCAAAGTTTTTACCTTTGTGTGGTGACACTCACATAGTTTCTTGTGCTCGAGACGGACATATCCGGCTTGCTGAACTGTCACCAAGTGGAGTGTTTCATTCCACACGTCGATTAGGCCTACACCGAGGTCCTGCTCATAAATTGGCTCTTCTTCCAGACACACCTCATGTGTTCCTTACTGCGGGAGAAGACGGAGTGGTTTTTGAAGTAGATGTCAGACAAAGCAAACCCAACAA ATTACTTACAGTTAAACATTGCGAACGAAAAATAGCGCTGTATAGCATATCAACTCACCCAATTGATACGACCGAGTTCTGCGTTGGCGGGAGAGATCAGTTTGTTCGTATTTACGACCGCCGTCATATTTCTTCGAATTCTGAGTCAGCCACAGTTAGAAAATCTTGTCCACGTCATTTG GTGGATTCCTCTGTCCGAGCTCACGTAACCAGCGCTGTTTACAATTTTAACGGATCCGAACTCCTTGCTAGCTACAATGATGAAGAC atttACTCATTTGCTTCGGATTGTGTTGAAGGATCAGATTTCTTACATCGTTACAGT GGACACCGCAATAACGCAACTGTTAAAGGAGTAAATTATTATGGGCCCAGGAGTGAGTTTGTTGTATCGGGGTCAG ATTgtggaaatattttcttctggGACAATAGCACCGAAGCCATTGTACAATGTATACCGGGCGATGAAAATGGAGTG GTTAATTGTCTTGAGCCTCATCCAAGTATTCCTGTCTTAGCAACGAGTGGTTTGGATGATGATGTGAAAATATGGACCCCAAAATGTTTTGATGAACCCCAGCTATGGGACCTTAAAAAG ACAGTGAAAACAAATCACCaagaaagggaagaagagcGCCGACGTGAGCCAGACACTATTTCGGGCGAACTTCTTTGGGTGCTTTGGCGTCATGTTCGCAGAACTGAAAGGAGACGCAGG caacagcagcagcgtaCGTCCAGTCAAGAAAGGAATGACGGAAATGTAACATCTAGCAGCGATGAGTCAGACGTTTCTGAAAATGATGAAGGTCCAAGAGGAGTCCAATGTGCGCCTtcctaa
- the LOC124338631 gene encoding DDB1- and CUL4-associated factor 8-like isoform X3, with protein sequence MEDSRQETNESSSTESDTHQESGENMDFEDSQDSLWTTQSTSNTTFDSHKHNPDLESVDSDEAVTVENSVNIEEDLLSGIGKQKPKHKWNALIALTQRNLGTSSHKNMDNAFNAKCHGSLRFVQRLELAFKMDCHNGCVNALHFNSSGSRLASGSDDLSIIIWDWSRAEPVVNYDSGHRGNVFQAKFLPLCGDTHIVSCARDGHIRLAELSPSGVFHSTRRLGLHRGPAHKLALLPDTPHVFLTAGEDGVVFEVDVRQSKPNKLLTVKHCERKIALYSISTHPIDTTEFCVGGRDQFVRIYDRRHISSNSESATVRKSCPRHLVDSSVRAHVTSAVYNFNGSELLASYNDEDIYSFASDCVEGSDFLHRYSGHRNNATVKGVNYYGPRSEFVVSGSDCGNIFFWDNSTEAIVQCIPGDENGVVNCLEPHPSIPVLATSGLDDDVKIWTPKCFDEPQLWDLKKTVKTNHQEREEERRREPDTISGELLWVLWRHVRRTERRRRQQQQRTSSQERNDGNVTSSSDESDVSENDEGPRGVQCAPS encoded by the exons ATGGAGGATTCGAGGCAAGAAACAAACGAGTCCTCTTCCACAGAATCCGACACCCATCAGGAGTCCGGTGAAAATATGGATTTTGAGGACAGTCAGGACTCTCTTTGGACCACACAATCAACATCAAATACAACATTTGATTCCCATAAACATAATCCTGATTTGGAAAGTGTTGACAGTG ATGAGGCTGTTACTGTTGAAAACAGTGTGAATATTGAAGAAGATTTGTTGTCTGGAATTGGCAAACAGAAGCCAAAACATAAATGGAATGCACTGATAGCACTCACTCAAAG AAACCTTGGGACATCTAGCCACAAAAACATGGACAATGCATTTAACGCAAAATGTCATGGATCTTTGAGGTTCGTACAGCGCTTGGAATTGGCTTTCAAAATGGATTGTCACAATGGTTGTGTGAATGCTCTTCACTTCAACTCAAGTGGATCAAGACTAGCTAGTGGATCAGATGATCTTAGTATCATAATTTG GGATTGGAGCCGTGCTGAACCTGTTGTCAATTATGACAGTGGACATAGAGGCAATGTGTTTCAG GCAAAGTTTTTACCTTTGTGTGGTGACACTCACATAGTTTCTTGTGCTCGAGACGGACATATCCGGCTTGCTGAACTGTCACCAAGTGGAGTGTTTCATTCCACACGTCGATTAGGCCTACACCGAGGTCCTGCTCATAAATTGGCTCTTCTTCCAGACACACCTCATGTGTTCCTTACTGCGGGAGAAGACGGAGTGGTTTTTGAAGTAGATGTCAGACAAAGCAAACCCAACAA ATTACTTACAGTTAAACATTGCGAACGAAAAATAGCGCTGTATAGCATATCAACTCACCCAATTGATACGACCGAGTTCTGCGTTGGCGGGAGAGATCAGTTTGTTCGTATTTACGACCGCCGTCATATTTCTTCGAATTCTGAGTCAGCCACAGTTAGAAAATCTTGTCCACGTCATTTG GTGGATTCCTCTGTCCGAGCTCACGTAACCAGCGCTGTTTACAATTTTAACGGATCCGAACTCCTTGCTAGCTACAATGATGAAGAC atttACTCATTTGCTTCGGATTGTGTTGAAGGATCAGATTTCTTACATCGTTACAGT GGACACCGCAATAACGCAACTGTTAAAGGAGTAAATTATTATGGGCCCAGGAGTGAGTTTGTTGTATCGGGGTCAG ATTgtggaaatattttcttctggGACAATAGCACCGAAGCCATTGTACAATGTATACCGGGCGATGAAAATGGAGTG GTTAATTGTCTTGAGCCTCATCCAAGTATTCCTGTCTTAGCAACGAGTGGTTTGGATGATGATGTGAAAATATGGACCCCAAAATGTTTTGATGAACCCCAGCTATGGGACCTTAAAAAG ACAGTGAAAACAAATCACCaagaaagggaagaagagcGCCGACGTGAGCCAGACACTATTTCGGGCGAACTTCTTTGGGTGCTTTGGCGTCATGTTCGCAGAACTGAAAGGAGACGCAGG caacagcagcagcgtaCGTCCAGTCAAGAAAGGAATGACGGAAATGTAACATCTAGCAGCGATGAGTCAGACGTTTCTGAAAATGATGAAGGTCCAAGAGGAGTCCAATGTGCGCCTtcctaa